The following proteins come from a genomic window of Miscanthus floridulus cultivar M001 chromosome 2, ASM1932011v1, whole genome shotgun sequence:
- the LOC136538086 gene encoding glycerol-3-phosphate acyltransferase RAM2-like encodes MREATTVMAASPFPTVEKCSSNDRAGDTVVADLDGTLLCGRSSFPYFAHMAFETGGVLRLLLLIALAPLAGLLYYFVSEPAGIQVLIFASMAGARVADIEAVARAVLPKFYCADLHPESWRVFSACGRRCVLTANPRVMVEAFLKEYIGTDVVIGTELVVWGGRATGLVRSPGVLVGEQKADALRKVFGDDVAPEVGLGDRKTDYPFMRLCKEGYVVPATPKLKPVPRENLPKPVVFHDGRLVQKPSPALALLTVLWIPIGFLLACLRIAAGALLPMRMVYHAFRALGVRVTIRGNPPPPASRETGQTGVLFICSHRTLLDPIFLSTALGRPITAVTYSVSRLSEILSPIRTVRLTRDRAADAAMIRRLLTEGDLVICPEGTTCREPFLLRFSALFAELTDEIVPVAMENQMSMFHGTTARGWKGLDPFYFFMNPSPGYVVTFLNKLPAELTCNGGGKSSHEVANYIQRLIASTLSYECTNFTRKDKYKALAGNDVTVVSKPNIDKKKVMGC; translated from the exons ATGAGGGAGGCGACGACGGTGATGGCTGCCTCGCCGTTCCCGACGGTGGAGAAGTGCTCGTCCAACGACCGCGCCGGCGACACGGTAGTGGCGGACCTGGACGGCACGCTGCTGTGCGGCCGGAGCTCCTTCCCGTACTTCGCGCACATGGCGTTCGAGACCGGCGGCGTGCTGCGCCTGCTGCTGCTCATCGCGCTGGCCCCGCTCGCGGGGCTCCTCTACTACTTCGTGTCCGAACCGGCGGGCATCCAGGTGCTCATCTTCGCGTCCATGGCCGGGGCCAGGGTGGCCGACATCGAGGCCGTGGCGCGGGCGGTGCTGCCCAAGTTCTACTGCGCCGACCTGCACCCGGAGTCGTGGCGCGTGTTCTCGGCGTGCGGCCGCCGGTGCGTGCTCACCGCGAACCCGCGGGTCATGGTGGAGGCGTTCCTCAAGGAGTACATCGGCACGGACGTCGTCATTGGCACGGAGCTCGTCGTGTGGGGAGGCCGCGCCACGGGGCTGGTGCGCTCCCCCGGCGTCCTGGTCGGCGAGCAGAAGGCGGACGCGCTGCGGAAGGTGTTCGGCGACGACGTCGCGCCCGAGGTCGGCCTCGGCGACAGGAAGACGGACTACCCGTTCATGAGGCTGTGCAAGGAGGGCTACGTCGTGCCGGCGACGCCCAAGCTGAAGCCCGTGCCACGCGAGAACCTGCCGAAGCCGGTGGTCTTCCACGACGGGCGGCTCGTCCAGAAGCCGTCCCCGGCGCTCGCGCTGCTCACCGTGCTCTGGATCCCCATCGGGTTCCTGCTCGCGTGCCTGCGCATCGCCGCGGGCGCGCTCCTGCCGATGCGCATGGTGTACCACGCGTTCCGCGCCCTCGGCGTCCGCGTCACCATCAGGGGCAACCCTCCGCCGCCGGCCAGCCGCGAGACGGGCCAGACCGGCGTGCTCTTCATCTGCTCCCACCGCACCCTCCTCGACCCCATCTTCCTCTCCACCGCCCTGGGCCGCCCCATCACCGCCGTCACCTACTCG GTCTCGCGGCTGTCGGAAATTCTGTCGCCTATCCGCACGGTGCGACTGACCCGAGATCGCGCCGCCGACGCGGCCATGATCCGGCGCCTCCTGACCGAGGGCGACCTGGTGATCTGCCCCGAGGGGACGACGTGCCGCGAGCCGTTCCTGCTCCGTTTCTCGGCGCTGTTCGCGGAGCTGACGGACGAGATCGTGCCGGTGGCGATGGAGAACCAGATGAGCATGTTCCACGGGACGACGGCGCGAGGGTGGAAGGGGCTGGACCCCTTCTACTTCTTCATGAACCCGAGCCCCGGGTACGTGGTCACGTTCCTCAACAAGCTCCCAGCCGAGCTCACCTGCAATGGCGGCGGCAAGAGCAGCCACGAGGTGGCCAACTACATCCAGCGCCTCATCGCGTCCACGCTGTCCTACGAGTGCACCAACTTCACCCGGAAGGACAAGTACAAGGCGCTGGCCGGCAACGACGTCACCGTCGTGTCCAAGCCCAACATTGACAAGAAGAAGGTCATGGGCTGCTAG